In a genomic window of Flavobacteriales bacterium:
- a CDS encoding DUF3127 domain-containing protein, whose amino-acid sequence MAQVIISGTIKVVGQTQQVSEKFSKRELVVTEQGGQYPQMIPIEFKQDKTGLLEGFRPGDEVTVTCYVNGREWTGKDGVTKYFLSLAGNRIERSGAGAASSGGGAAQAAPAPTMADMPPISADGEDDLPF is encoded by the coding sequence ATGGCACAAGTCATCATTTCCGGAACCATCAAAGTCGTGGGCCAGACCCAGCAAGTCAGCGAGAAATTCAGCAAGCGCGAGCTCGTTGTCACCGAGCAGGGCGGGCAGTACCCGCAGATGATCCCCATCGAGTTCAAGCAGGACAAGACAGGCTTGCTCGAGGGCTTCAGGCCCGGCGATGAGGTAACGGTGACCTGCTACGTGAACGGCCGCGAGTGGACCGGCAAGGACGGGGTGACGAAGTACTTCCTCAGCCTCGCTGGCAACCGCATCGAGCGGAGCGGAGCTGGAGCCGCATCCTCCGGCGGCGGTGCTGCACAAGCCGCACCAGCGCCCACCATGGCCGACATGCCGCCCATCAGCGCGGATGGCGAGGACGATCTGCCGTTCTAG
- a CDS encoding flavin reductase family protein, translating to MSHLRFDPKELSIGALHGHLVGAIGPRPIALASTIDAQGRPNLSPFSFFNVFGANPPLMIFSPARRGRDNTTKHSYHNVKAVPEAVINVVTYAMVQQISLASGEFPEGVNEFGKSGLTAIASEKVRPFRVKESPVHFECRVQQVIETGTGGGAGNLVLCEVVMIHIDGTVLDAEGRIDQRRIDLVGRMGGHFYARAHGDALFELAQPNTNYGVGVDALPAEARLSAILTGSELGQLGAALRVPDETAVNEYKLTELSDTFIALQEKPQELMIALHRQAQALLAQGLVEEAWKTLLSFNSR from the coding sequence ATGAGCCATCTGCGATTCGACCCCAAGGAACTGAGCATCGGCGCGCTGCACGGGCACCTGGTGGGTGCCATCGGCCCGAGGCCCATCGCGCTGGCCAGCACCATTGATGCGCAAGGGAGGCCCAACCTCAGCCCCTTCAGCTTCTTCAATGTCTTCGGCGCCAACCCGCCGCTGATGATCTTCTCACCCGCTCGGCGCGGCAGGGACAACACCACCAAGCACAGCTACCACAATGTGAAGGCGGTTCCCGAAGCGGTGATCAACGTGGTCACTTACGCCATGGTGCAGCAGATCAGCTTGGCCAGCGGCGAATTCCCTGAGGGCGTGAACGAATTCGGGAAAAGCGGCCTCACCGCGATCGCAAGCGAAAAGGTGCGGCCCTTTCGCGTGAAGGAGAGCCCGGTTCACTTCGAGTGCCGCGTGCAGCAGGTGATCGAGACGGGTACGGGTGGCGGTGCCGGCAACCTCGTGCTCTGCGAAGTGGTGATGATCCACATCGATGGAACGGTGCTCGATGCCGAGGGCCGCATCGATCAGCGCAGGATTGACCTGGTGGGCCGCATGGGCGGGCACTTCTATGCGCGCGCGCACGGCGATGCGCTCTTCGAGCTGGCGCAGCCCAACACCAATTACGGCGTGGGCGTGGATGCGCTTCCGGCCGAGGCGCGCCTCAGCGCCATTCTTACCGGAAGCGAATTGGGCCAGCTGGGCGCCGCGCTCCGCGTTCCCGATGAGACGGCGGTGAACGAGTACAAGCTCACCGAATTGAGCGATACCTTCATCGCCCTTCAGGAAAAGCCGCAGGAACTCATGATCGCGCTCCATCGCCAAGCTCAAGCATTGCTCGCCCAAGGCCTCGTTGAAGAAGCGTGGAAGACGCTGCTCTCCTTCAACTCCAGATAG
- the greA gene encoding transcription elongation factor GreA — protein MSNTAYYTEEGLKKLTDELNKLRTVDRPHISQQIADARDKGDLSENAEYHAAKEEQGLLEARIAKLEEVVANARIIDTSQVDTSRVYIHSRVMVRHVDNQSQRRFIIVAESEADVRTGKISVTSPIGQGLLGKAMGEVAEVVTPAGTTRFEIIAISR, from the coding sequence ATGAGCAACACCGCCTACTACACCGAAGAGGGCCTGAAGAAGCTCACTGATGAGCTGAACAAGCTGCGCACTGTGGATCGCCCGCACATCAGCCAGCAGATCGCCGATGCCCGTGACAAAGGAGACCTGAGCGAGAACGCCGAGTATCATGCCGCCAAGGAGGAGCAGGGGCTCCTGGAGGCGCGCATCGCGAAATTGGAGGAAGTGGTGGCCAACGCGCGCATCATCGATACCAGTCAGGTGGATACCAGCCGCGTTTACATCCACTCCCGGGTGATGGTGCGCCATGTGGACAATCAAAGCCAGCGCAGATTCATCATTGTTGCAGAGAGCGAGGCCGACGTGCGGACCGGGAAGATCAGCGTGACGTCACCGATCGGCCAGGGCCTGTTGGGCAAGGCCATGGGCGAGGTGGCCGAGGTGGTGACGCCCGCAGGCACCACACGGTTCGAGATCATCGCGATAAGCCGCTGA
- a CDS encoding HIT family protein: MASLFTRIINGEIPCHKVSEDDRYLAFLDIAPLREGHTLVVPKLEVDRFFDLPPDVLAGMMTFAQEAAKRIQRAVPCDRIGVCVIGLEVPHAHVHLIPIDRMSDMDFSRPKLKLSPEELAALAERIRKA; encoded by the coding sequence ATGGCCAGCCTTTTCACGCGCATCATCAATGGCGAGATTCCTTGTCATAAGGTAAGCGAGGATGATCGCTACCTGGCCTTCCTCGACATTGCGCCCCTCCGCGAAGGGCACACCTTGGTGGTGCCCAAGCTGGAAGTGGACCGCTTCTTTGACCTTCCGCCGGATGTGCTCGCTGGCATGATGACCTTCGCGCAGGAAGCGGCCAAGCGCATCCAGCGTGCAGTGCCTTGCGACCGCATCGGCGTATGCGTGATCGGGCTCGAGGTGCCGCATGCGCATGTCCATCTGATCCCAATCGACAGAATGAGCGACATGGACTTCTCCCGACCGAAGCTGAAGCTATCGCCTGAGGAGCTGGCGGCGCTTGCAGAGCGCATCCGCAAGGCCTAG
- the clpP gene encoding ATP-dependent Clp endopeptidase proteolytic subunit ClpP, with protein MHPKDEFLKYAVKHRGISSNTLHSYTSSAITSSMTPYIIEERQLNVAQMDVFSRLMMDRIIFLGTGINDQVANIIQAQLLFLESVDAKKDIQIYLNSPGGGVYAGLGIYDTMQYINPDVATICTGMAASMGAVLLCAGTKGKRSALKHARVMIHQPMGGAEGQATDMEITVNEIKKLKKELYDIISSHSGQPFEKVEKDGDRDYWMKAEEAKTYGMIDELLVRTK; from the coding sequence ATGCACCCCAAAGACGAATTCCTCAAGTATGCCGTGAAGCATCGCGGCATCTCCAGCAACACGTTGCACAGCTACACGTCCTCGGCCATCACGAGCTCGATGACCCCCTACATCATCGAGGAGCGCCAGCTCAACGTGGCCCAGATGGACGTGTTCAGCCGATTGATGATGGACCGCATCATCTTCCTCGGCACCGGCATCAACGACCAGGTGGCCAACATCATCCAGGCGCAGCTGCTCTTCCTGGAGAGCGTGGATGCCAAAAAGGACATCCAGATCTACCTGAACAGCCCCGGTGGCGGGGTTTACGCAGGCCTCGGCATCTACGACACCATGCAGTACATCAATCCCGATGTGGCCACCATCTGCACCGGCATGGCCGCCAGCATGGGCGCCGTGCTGCTCTGCGCCGGCACCAAGGGCAAGCGCAGCGCCCTGAAGCACGCCCGAGTGATGATCCACCAGCCCATGGGCGGCGCCGAAGGCCAGGCCACGGATATGGAGATAACGGTGAACGAGATCAAGAAGCTCAAGAAGGAGCTCTATGACATCATCAGCAGCCATAGCGGCCAGCCCTTCGAGAAGGTGGAGAAGGACGGCGATCGCGATTACTGGATGAAGGCCGAAGAGGCCAAGACCTACGGCATGATCGACGAATTGCTGGTTCGCACCAAATAG
- a CDS encoding flippase-like domain-containing protein yields MSRRTLLLLRWGVFVLACAFLLVRLSSNDAPTSMEALDAVSHGREFQALIVTVLGLMLVNWGLESRKWRLLVRDLEPISKWRAFIATIAGTPIGLITPNRVGEFVGRVLFLEPEHRIAASFATAVGSIAQFVVTVVLGLLGLIAMVLLAGPDRVSNDMAALIGLCALVAGATLLLYFNPGLLRATVARLPLIKRWERHAAVLERFSAGMLTRVLLISALRYAVFTAQFAVLLAVFTRGLSWTDAIASIPATFLVATLIPTVVLTELGVRGSVAVALISPDPSQDHAVFLASTALWLINLGLPALAGGIILLAARIRSARD; encoded by the coding sequence GTGAGCCGTCGCACCCTCCTGCTGCTCCGTTGGGGCGTGTTCGTGCTGGCATGTGCATTCCTTCTCGTGCGCTTATCGAGCAACGATGCACCGACCAGCATGGAGGCCCTTGATGCCGTATCACACGGCCGGGAATTCCAGGCCCTGATCGTTACGGTGCTGGGCCTCATGCTCGTGAATTGGGGCTTGGAGTCGCGCAAGTGGCGCTTGCTCGTGCGCGACCTTGAGCCGATCTCCAAGTGGCGGGCGTTCATCGCCACGATCGCGGGCACGCCCATCGGGCTGATCACGCCGAACCGGGTCGGCGAATTCGTTGGCCGGGTGCTCTTCCTCGAACCCGAGCATCGGATTGCCGCGAGTTTCGCCACCGCGGTGGGGAGCATCGCGCAGTTCGTGGTCACTGTGGTGCTGGGTCTCTTGGGCCTGATCGCCATGGTGCTGCTTGCGGGTCCGGACCGCGTCTCGAATGACATGGCCGCGCTGATAGGCCTTTGCGCGCTGGTGGCTGGGGCCACATTGCTCCTGTACTTCAATCCCGGCCTGCTTCGCGCCACAGTTGCGCGCCTGCCCTTGATCAAGCGCTGGGAACGGCATGCGGCCGTGCTGGAGAGGTTCAGCGCCGGAATGCTGACGCGCGTGCTATTGATCAGCGCGCTTCGGTATGCCGTGTTCACGGCGCAGTTCGCTGTGCTGCTCGCGGTGTTCACCCGCGGGCTCAGCTGGACCGATGCGATCGCATCGATCCCTGCGACGTTCCTGGTGGCCACGCTGATTCCCACGGTGGTGCTCACGGAACTCGGCGTCCGAGGGTCCGTGGCAGTGGCGCTCATCTCGCCTGATCCTTCACAGGACCATGCGGTCTTCCTGGCCAGCACGGCCTTGTGGCTCATCAACCTGGGGCTGCCGGCGCTCGCTGGCGGCATCATCCTGCTCGCGGCCCGCATCCGCAGCGCGCGCGATTGA
- a CDS encoding glycosyltransferase has product MGEGWLGALQREEQAALLGVTLGDATVGSGTLAYGANLAFKRAAYRDVGGYHGDRFASGDDVFLLKRMRAHGKRVQALMQADALVNVHAEASWRGFFAQRLRWAGKMRGAIGAFTLLGAIGLLWPWALVLCTVRFSFIGAMGQHGFYQLILLIVAWLLWVAPIIGMVQDVKRAFSRPSGAASTLLALVAFTVYAPLIGLLSLVVRPKWKGRRVGSS; this is encoded by the coding sequence GTGGGTGAGGGATGGCTTGGGGCGCTCCAGCGCGAAGAACAAGCTGCATTGCTCGGCGTAACGCTCGGTGACGCGACTGTTGGATCGGGGACTCTGGCGTACGGAGCCAACCTCGCTTTCAAGCGTGCGGCGTACAGGGACGTGGGCGGTTACCATGGTGATCGTTTCGCCAGCGGCGATGATGTGTTCCTGCTCAAGCGCATGCGTGCCCACGGCAAGCGGGTGCAAGCGCTCATGCAGGCTGATGCGTTGGTGAACGTCCATGCCGAGGCCTCCTGGCGAGGGTTCTTCGCGCAACGACTTCGCTGGGCCGGCAAGATGCGCGGGGCAATCGGCGCATTCACCCTGCTCGGAGCGATCGGCTTGCTATGGCCGTGGGCCCTTGTGCTATGCACGGTGCGCTTCAGCTTCATCGGCGCGATGGGGCAGCACGGCTTTTACCAGCTCATCCTGCTGATCGTGGCCTGGTTGCTCTGGGTCGCGCCGATCATCGGCATGGTCCAGGATGTCAAGCGCGCGTTCAGCAGGCCGAGTGGAGCAGCATCGACGCTCTTGGCGCTTGTCGCCTTCACCGTCTACGCGCCATTGATCGGCCTGCTCTCACTGGTGGTGCGCCCGAAATGGAAGGGGAGGAGGGTGGGTTCCTCCTAG
- a CDS encoding glycosyltransferase, with amino-acid sequence MGLLIASALFAIALVQALIIGRWRNAIAVRPDPALEAEGMLPSVTVIVPARNEEDCIVQVLQDLHLQSFPKDQMQVIVVDDGSTDRTAILAEGMRYAWPQLQVLRSQGSGKKAAVTTGIDAAEHELIVLTDADARFGPQRMSTIVSAMSNSDADLLILPV; translated from the coding sequence ATGGGTCTGCTGATCGCATCCGCGCTCTTCGCCATCGCACTGGTGCAGGCCCTCATCATCGGGCGGTGGCGCAACGCGATCGCCGTGCGGCCCGATCCGGCACTGGAGGCGGAAGGAATGCTGCCATCGGTCACGGTGATCGTGCCCGCTCGGAATGAAGAAGACTGCATCGTCCAGGTGCTCCAGGACCTGCACCTGCAATCCTTTCCGAAGGACCAGATGCAGGTGATCGTGGTTGATGATGGCAGCACGGACCGCACCGCCATTCTCGCTGAAGGGATGCGGTACGCGTGGCCCCAGTTGCAGGTGCTACGCAGCCAGGGCTCGGGCAAGAAAGCAGCGGTAACCACGGGAATCGATGCTGCGGAGCATGAGCTCATCGTGCTCACCGATGCTGATGCGCGTTTCGGGCCTCAGCGCATGAGCACGATCGTGAGCGCCATGAGCAACAGTGATGCGGATCTGCTCATACTGCCGGTCTAG
- the tig gene encoding trigger factor gives MNILKEETGALTATLKVKLSPDDYAPGVERALKEQRKQAVLPGFRPGQVPMSLIKKRVGKALLVNEVERLIDENLRNYIQSNGLRVLGQPLPKNESVEGNDWDNPSEFEFAYEMGLAPSFEVELDKVKVEMPVVDVNEELVTKEVEDMKRRFGKLESAEVSGEKDMLLGDMIELNADGTIKEGGIMHRATISLEFLEDEATKAALAGKAVGDEVVVDPHKVSRDHDDLARMLGVDHERVHHLEGNFNFRIAEIKRMLPAELNQELFDRMYGEGAVADEAGFRAKVKEGMEAMFLRDSERIYRRLVLKALHEQARIDLPDGFLKRWIKETSEQPTTAEKVEEGYPGYAEGLKRKLVEDRVIEKYGLEAKGEEMDGFAKRYITDQFRQYGMPAPDDERLQQMAARMLGDREQLQRMRDSIVQQKLTVHFTTLLEPKQRRVSLDEFINLAQTS, from the coding sequence ATGAACATCCTCAAAGAAGAGACCGGCGCACTCACCGCGACCCTGAAGGTGAAGCTCAGCCCGGACGATTACGCCCCCGGCGTGGAGAGAGCGCTGAAGGAGCAACGCAAGCAGGCCGTGCTGCCCGGTTTCCGTCCGGGTCAGGTGCCCATGAGCCTGATCAAGAAGCGCGTCGGCAAGGCGCTGCTGGTGAATGAAGTGGAGCGCTTGATCGACGAGAATCTGAGGAACTACATCCAGAGCAACGGATTGCGCGTGCTGGGGCAGCCGCTTCCGAAGAACGAGAGCGTCGAAGGCAATGACTGGGACAATCCATCCGAGTTCGAGTTCGCCTATGAGATGGGCCTGGCTCCAAGCTTCGAGGTGGAGCTCGATAAGGTGAAGGTGGAGATGCCCGTGGTGGATGTGAATGAGGAGCTCGTGACCAAGGAAGTGGAAGACATGAAACGCCGCTTCGGCAAATTGGAGAGCGCCGAAGTGAGTGGCGAGAAGGACATGCTGCTTGGCGACATGATCGAGTTGAATGCCGATGGCACGATCAAGGAAGGCGGCATCATGCACCGCGCCACCATCAGCCTTGAATTCCTGGAAGATGAAGCCACCAAAGCCGCGCTCGCCGGTAAGGCCGTGGGCGATGAAGTGGTGGTGGACCCCCACAAGGTGAGCCGCGACCATGACGATCTGGCCCGCATGCTGGGCGTGGACCACGAGCGGGTGCATCATTTAGAGGGCAACTTCAACTTCCGTATCGCGGAGATCAAGCGCATGCTTCCCGCCGAATTGAACCAGGAGCTCTTCGACCGGATGTATGGCGAGGGCGCCGTGGCTGATGAAGCCGGGTTCCGGGCCAAGGTGAAAGAGGGCATGGAGGCCATGTTCCTGCGCGATAGCGAGCGCATCTATCGCCGCCTCGTTCTGAAGGCGCTGCACGAGCAGGCCCGGATCGATCTGCCCGATGGCTTCCTCAAGCGCTGGATCAAGGAGACCAGCGAGCAGCCCACCACCGCTGAAAAGGTGGAAGAGGGGTATCCCGGTTATGCGGAGGGCCTCAAGCGCAAGCTGGTGGAGGACCGCGTGATCGAGAAATACGGCCTGGAAGCCAAGGGCGAGGAGATGGACGGCTTTGCCAAGCGCTACATCACCGACCAGTTCAGGCAATACGGCATGCCGGCGCCGGATGACGAGCGCTTGCAGCAAATGGCCGCTCGCATGCTCGGCGATCGGGAGCAGCTGCAGCGGATGCGCGATAGCATCGTCCAGCAGAAGCTCACCGTGCACTTCACCACCCTCCTGGAGCCGAAGCAGCGTCGGGTCAGCCTCGATGAGTTCATAAACTTGGCCCAAACCTCCTGA
- a CDS encoding DUF2911 domain-containing protein gives MKHLLAAALLAAPVLASAQKLPQSSPVGKLEQVVGLTTIKIEYSRPSMKDRAIFGDLVPFGEVWRTGANKCTTIEFDTPVVMAGQPVKAGKYSLFTVPGPEMWVLILNTNTELWGADERKPEQDVLTAKLQPKKNSGLVETLTFDFTMGQRDDAILNLTWEATWLPIPIVADCTEQALKNIEEALSKTDAKFNAFSSSARFCIDRKLRLPDALAWAEKSVGMEKKYWNTHTLALACAANGKYAEAIAAANMSMELAQAERDANYVKMNREKIEEWTKLLPAAPAKAPAKPKK, from the coding sequence ATGAAGCATCTCCTTGCCGCTGCACTGCTGGCCGCCCCCGTTTTGGCCAGCGCACAGAAACTGCCTCAATCAAGCCCTGTCGGAAAACTGGAACAGGTCGTGGGGCTCACTACGATCAAGATCGAATACAGCAGGCCGAGCATGAAGGACCGTGCGATATTCGGCGATCTGGTGCCATTCGGCGAAGTGTGGCGCACTGGCGCGAATAAGTGCACCACCATCGAGTTCGATACTCCTGTCGTCATGGCTGGGCAGCCGGTCAAGGCCGGCAAGTACTCGCTCTTCACCGTTCCGGGCCCGGAGATGTGGGTGCTGATCCTCAATACCAATACCGAGCTCTGGGGCGCCGATGAACGGAAGCCTGAGCAGGATGTGCTGACCGCGAAGCTGCAGCCCAAGAAGAACTCCGGCCTGGTGGAGACGCTCACATTCGATTTCACCATGGGCCAGCGCGACGATGCCATCCTGAACCTCACGTGGGAGGCCACTTGGCTGCCGATTCCCATCGTGGCGGACTGCACGGAGCAAGCGCTGAAGAACATCGAGGAGGCGCTCTCCAAGACGGATGCGAAGTTCAATGCCTTCAGCAGCAGCGCCCGCTTCTGCATCGACCGCAAACTGCGGCTGCCTGACGCGCTCGCTTGGGCAGAGAAGAGCGTTGGCATGGAGAAGAAGTACTGGAACACGCACACGCTCGCCCTGGCATGCGCCGCCAATGGCAAATACGCCGAAGCCATCGCGGCCGCCAACATGAGCATGGAGCTGGCCCAAGCCGAGAGGGATGCCAATTACGTGAAGATGAACCGCGAGAAGATCGAGGAGTGGACGAAGCTCCTGCCTGCCGCGCCGGCGAAGGCGCCAGCCAAGCCCAAGAAGTAG
- the clpX gene encoding ATP-dependent Clp protease ATP-binding subunit ClpX yields MDKKEIKCSFCGRDKQDTNVLIAGITGHICDGCITQAQNIIQEELSQRSRSEMEGSLILQRPSDIRRFLDEYVIGQDDAKKVLSVAVYNHYKRLLQKPTTSVDDVEIEKSNIILVGETGSGKTLLAKTIARMLNVPFAIADATVLTEAGYVGEDVESILSRLLQAADFDVSKAERGIVFIDEIDKISRKSDTPSITRDVSGEGVQQALLKLLEGSTVSVPPQGGRKHPEQKLIQIDTRNILFICGGAFDGIDKIIARRVKSSAVGYSASRDGRISDENLLQYVSPADLRGYGLIPELIGRFPVLTYLDPLDRDALRRILTEPRNALIKQYVKLFDMDRVKLTFDKKVLDFIVERAFEYKLGARGLRSICEAIMTDAMYEMPGAPDRPAELRVTLSYAREKFDRSRLSSLKVA; encoded by the coding sequence ATGGACAAGAAAGAGATCAAGTGCTCGTTCTGCGGGCGCGACAAGCAGGACACCAACGTCCTCATCGCCGGCATCACCGGGCACATCTGCGACGGCTGCATCACGCAGGCACAGAACATCATCCAGGAAGAACTGAGCCAGCGCAGCCGCTCCGAGATGGAGGGCAGCCTCATCCTGCAGCGGCCGTCGGACATCCGTCGATTCCTCGATGAGTACGTCATCGGGCAGGACGATGCCAAGAAGGTGCTGAGCGTAGCCGTCTACAACCATTACAAGCGGCTGCTCCAGAAACCGACCACCAGCGTCGATGATGTGGAGATCGAGAAGAGCAACATCATCCTGGTAGGCGAGACCGGCAGCGGCAAGACGCTCCTGGCCAAGACCATCGCCCGGATGCTCAATGTGCCCTTCGCCATCGCTGATGCAACGGTGCTCACCGAGGCCGGCTATGTAGGAGAGGATGTGGAGAGCATCCTGAGCCGCCTCCTGCAGGCGGCCGATTTCGATGTGAGCAAGGCTGAGCGCGGCATCGTCTTCATCGATGAGATCGATAAGATCAGCCGCAAGAGCGATACCCCCTCGATCACCCGCGACGTTAGCGGCGAAGGCGTTCAGCAGGCCTTGTTGAAGCTGCTCGAGGGGAGCACGGTGAGCGTGCCCCCGCAAGGCGGCCGCAAGCACCCGGAGCAGAAGCTCATCCAGATCGATACGCGCAACATCCTCTTCATCTGCGGGGGCGCCTTCGACGGCATCGACAAGATCATCGCCCGCCGGGTGAAGAGCAGCGCCGTGGGATACAGCGCCAGCCGCGACGGCCGCATCAGCGACGAGAACCTGCTGCAGTACGTGAGCCCGGCCGACCTGCGCGGATACGGACTTATTCCGGAGCTCATCGGCCGCTTCCCCGTGCTCACCTACCTCGACCCGCTGGACCGCGATGCCCTGCGCCGCATCCTCACGGAGCCCAGGAACGCGCTGATCAAGCAATATGTGAAGCTCTTCGACATGGACCGCGTGAAGCTCACCTTCGACAAGAAGGTGCTCGATTTCATCGTGGAGCGCGCCTTCGAGTACAAACTCGGCGCGCGCGGATTGCGCAGCATCTGCGAGGCCATCATGACCGATGCCATGTACGAGATGCCCGGCGCACCCGACCGTCCCGCTGAGCTGCGCGTCACCCTCAGCTATGCCCGCGAGAAGTTCGACCGCTCGCGCCTGAGCAGCCTGAAGGTGGCCTGA
- the ruvC gene encoding crossover junction endodeoxyribonuclease RuvC, which produces MAQERIILGIDPGTTVMGFGVLLEESGKARLLDAGAIRFATGDDHTLKLRAIFNETLAIIEHHHPDELAIEAQFFGKNVQSMLKLGRAQGVAIAAALHREIAVVEYAPKRVKQSITGNGNASKEQVAAMLLSILGLRELPSSTDATDAVAVAVCHHFANTRPGLARSARSGGNGGWSSFVKSNPDRLR; this is translated from the coding sequence GTGGCCCAAGAACGCATCATCCTCGGCATCGACCCTGGCACCACGGTGATGGGATTCGGCGTGCTGCTGGAGGAAAGCGGCAAGGCCCGCTTGCTCGATGCCGGAGCCATCCGCTTCGCGACGGGCGATGATCACACGCTGAAGCTGCGTGCGATCTTCAACGAGACCCTGGCCATCATTGAGCACCATCATCCCGACGAATTAGCGATCGAGGCGCAGTTCTTCGGCAAGAACGTGCAGAGCATGCTGAAGCTGGGGCGCGCGCAAGGCGTGGCCATCGCCGCTGCGCTGCACCGTGAGATCGCCGTGGTGGAATACGCACCGAAGCGGGTGAAGCAGAGCATCACCGGGAATGGCAATGCCAGCAAGGAGCAGGTGGCCGCCATGCTCCTCAGCATCCTGGGCCTGCGCGAATTGCCATCGAGCACCGATGCCACCGATGCCGTGGCCGTCGCGGTGTGCCATCACTTCGCGAATACGCGTCCTGGACTTGCACGGAGCGCCCGCAGCGGCGGCAATGGTGGCTGGAGCTCCTTCGTGAAATCGAATCCCGACCGCCTGCGCTAG